A portion of the Choristoneura fumiferana chromosome 6, NRCan_CFum_1, whole genome shotgun sequence genome contains these proteins:
- the LOC141429003 gene encoding anoctamin-6-like isoform X1, with amino-acid sequence MLKKYDEALSNLRKGSQSPDSSRGCNVFKLLKDEDYDGEPKDKSKGEPSKRKPSKRKPSKKEPSKGELSKGEPSKKEPSKEEPSKEEPSKEEPSKEEPSKKEPSKEEPSKEDPSKEKPYKGEPSKREIPKEEHSKGEPNKEELSEEKPTKRKVRKGKKRKPKIEDIDPDKEGVLEYHKMLVFSENLPSKDTQFNYKKDLEKKRKKKVAEDVPDTKPPAPVEEPKPEPVPAVEEPVQETTPEDGEKDMTESYAQDKFRDGVRRIDIVLVAVDDGEFLVTEERNRYLTNVLKAGLEIETSPGVMSMNRNLVFIKIHAPNSVLDEYNHAFGTKKYFRDDHLRFVNPSLTNYARLLPCTRVTHERELISLVRDQYEEPLRLSNAERSLIVYKILLELPYGNCFGTFGIDRLLSRRIFLDVFALHDGPHYIFPNQDWKTISARQFLFYNWVGKINAYKVHPLNLIREYFGERIGMFFAFYEFFNHALIIPAIFGVIWYYLAVNDTTDKYIVDDVCKNKNNSYICPRCNQFEACRFIKLTDLCKSAKLHKVLDSPAILYYMICLTVWAPAFYVFWRRKENFWIWLWELNTDRTKETYKPEYDFDCQVKPRSKLTGLLQNYVHGAEKEVRTFLIVVLWIVLFTVPIIMVVYLFLYKQYTDINLIKDKVISLQNEEIALVVIFAIKLVFVQILGELIYRAPIYYITKYLENHLTYESQARSLMFKTFAASFLWTFPTMFYYAWIKGAEFYTPVRPENKHKLRLYAQFRGRYSFTHCGPFTCLDEVFFVLLATVLIRHIAIPFLVFFKGLIYNTMTDYNQGARVTKNVPSWEREYRLEPVTEAMMARKQNVLMMQFALVTLVGAAFPFAPLLILIRNFCDIRYEARMFVQCRRRPLLLGTGLGVWTPILQGLAFFTIPANALTLTRTTKIATRKTYIRFHGSMKHYLFYSQHLVDVTLMYTRYMNDTKYGMVVMWDSFNAYKKKNFVPKQCYYPSWFEDFYYLEYGDRPRIYMPPKDIRATHDSYVYRFEANILYLVFLVPGLVYAAVLNYAIRPYSSQLSIIMEIETRMKNAYIRMSKKQD; translated from the exons ATGTTGAAAAAGTACGATGAG GCTCTAAGTAATTTGCGGAAAGGATCACAGTCCCCTGACAGTTCAAGAGGATGCAACGTTTTCAAACTCTTGAAAGATGAAGATTACGATGGAGAACCGAAGGATAAATCGAAGGGAGAGCCATCTAAGAGAAAGCCCTCTAAGAGGAAGCCCTCTAAGAAAGAGCCCTCAAAGGGAGAGCTCTCTAAGGGAGAGCCCTCTAAGAAAGAGCCCTCAAAGGAAGAGCCCTCTAAGGAAGAGCCCTCAAAGGAAGAACCCTCAAAGGAAGAGCCCTCAAAGAAAGAGCCCTCAAAGGAAGAGCCCTCAAAGGAAGATCCCTCAAAGGAAAAGCCCTATAAGGGAGAACCCTCAAAGAGAGAGATCCCTAAGGAAGAGCATTCTAAGGGAGAGCCCAATAAGGAGGAGCTCTCTGAGGAAAAGCCCACTAAG CGCAAAGTTCGTAAAGGCAAGAAGAGAAAGCCGAAGATTGAGGACATAGACCCAGATAAAGAGGGAGTGTTGGAGTATCACAAAATGCTCGTGTTCAGCGAGAACCTGCCGAGTAAGGACACTCAGTTTAATTACAAAAAAGActtggaaaaaaaaagaaaaaagaaggtCGCAGAAGATGTCCCAGACACCAAGCCCCCTGCTCCAGTTGAAGAGCCAAAACCAGAGCCCGTTCCCGCAGTCGAAGAACCGGTACAAGAGACCACACCTGAAGATGGAGAAAAA GATATGACGGAGTCGTATGCGCAAGACAAGTTCCGGGATGGGGTCCGGCGCATCGACATAGTGCTTGTGGCAGTGGACGATGGCGAATTCCTTGTGACTGAGGAGAGGAATAGATACCTGACTAATGTTCTTAAGGCGGGTCTGGAGATAGAGACTTCTCCCGGCGTC ATGTCTATGAACAGAAATCTGGTTTTTATCAAAATACATGCTCCGAATTCGGTTTTGGACGAATATAATCACGCGTTCGGCACGAAAAAGTATTTCAGAGATGACCATCTCCGGTTCGTTAACCCTAGTCTCACGAACTATGCTCGACTGCTACCCTGCACCAGAGTCACCCACGAACGGGAGCTGATCTCGCTAGTCAG GGACCAGTACGAAGAACCATTGCGCCTTTCAAACGCAGAAAGAAGTCTAATTGTGTACAAAATATTGCTTGAACTGCCTTATGGTAACTGTTTCGGCACTTTCGGAATTGATAG ATTGCTCTCCCGCCGAATATTCTTGGATGTGTTCGCTCTGCACGATGGACCCCACTATATATTTCCTAATCAAGATTGGAAGACCATCAGCGCTAGACAG TTTTTGTTCTACAACTGGGTTGGAAAAATAAATGCGTATAAAGTGCATCCTCTTAACCTGATACGTGAATATTTTGGGGAAAGG ATTGGCATGTTTTTCGCGTTCTATGAGTTTTTTAATCATGCGTTGATCATACCTGCCATATTCGGTGTAATTTGGTACTATCTAGCCGTGAATGATACTACAGACAAATACATCGT GGACGACGTTTGCAAAAATAAGAATAACTCGTACATTTGCCCGAGGTGCAATCAGTTTGAAGCATGCCGCTTTATAAAGCTCACCGACCTGTGCAAGTCAGCCAAGCTTCACAAAGTGTTGGACAGCCCTGCCATTTTGTATTATATGATATGTTTGACTGTGTGGG CTCCTGCATTCTACGTATTTTGGAGACGTAAAGAAAATTTTTGGATATGGCTGTGGGAACTAAATACGGATCGAACCAAGGAAACATATAA GCCTGAATATGATTTTGATTGCCAAGTCAAACCCCGATCGAAGCTCACGGGTTTACTACAGAATTACGTGCACGGTGCTGAGAAGGAAGTACGGACATTCCTAATAGTCGTGCTGTGGATAGTGCTG TTCACAGTGCCAATCATAATGGTGGTGTACCTGTTCTTGTACAAACAATATACGGACATAAACTTAATTAAGGATAAGGTTATATCACTCCAAAACGAAGAAATTGCACTTGTTGTGATATTTGCTATTAAACTCGTTTTTGTGCAAATACTGGGTGAACTC ATTTACAGAGCACCAATTTATTATATAACCAAATATTTGGAAAATCACTTAACTTATGAATCCCAGGCACGCTCCTTGATGTTCAAAACCTTCGCAGCGTCCTTTCTGTGGACATTTCCAACAATGTTTTACTACGCATGGAtaaag ggcgCAGAATTCTATACGCCAGTGAGACCAGAGAACAAGCATAAATTGCGGTTATACGCACAATTTCGCGGCCGTTACAGCTTTACACATTGCGGGCCTTTCACTTGCTTGGACGAGGTGTTTTTTGTACTGTTGGCGACGGTATTGATTAGGCATATAGCGATCCCATTTTTAGTGTTCTTCAAAGG ATTAATTTACAACACTATGACTGACTACAATCAAGGTGCACGTGTCACTAAAAATGTACCATCATGGGAACGGGAATACAGGCTAGAGCCGGTCACAGAAGCAATGATGGCCAGAAAACAAAACGTTCTAA TGATGCAGTTTGCTTTAGTGACGCTAGTAGGAGCGGCATTCCCCTTTGCGCCATTGTTAATACTGATCCGCAACTTCTGTGACATAAG atACGAGGCGCGCATGTTTGTGCAGTGTCGGCGGCGTCCACTACTGCTGGGCACGGGTCTTGGCGTGTGGACGCCAATCCTCCAGGGTTTGGCGTTCTTTACCATCCCCGCTAAC GCGCTTACATTGACACGAACTACAAAAATAGCAACAAGGAAAACATACATAAGGTTTCATGGAAGTATGAAACACTATTTATTCTATTCTCAACATCTAGTTGACGTAACACTT atgTACACCCGATATATGAACGATACTAAGTACGGTATGGTAGTCATGTGGGATTCTTTTAATgcttataaaaagaaaaactttgtACCAAAACAATGTTATTATCCCA GTTGGTTTGAGGATTTTTATTACCTAGAGTACGGAGATCGCCCACGTATTTACATGCCACCAAAGGATATACGCGCAACACATGATAGCTATGTGTACCGTTTCGAGGCAAACAtactttatttagtttttttg
- the LOC141429003 gene encoding anoctamin-6-like isoform X2: protein MLKKYDEALSNLRKGSQSPDSSRGCNVFKLLKDEDYDGEPKDKSKGEPSKRKPSKRKPSKKEPSKGELSKGEPSKKEPSKEEPSKEEPSKEEPSKEEPSKKEPSKEEPSKEDPSKEKPYKGEPSKREIPKEEHSKGEPNKEELSEEKPTKRKVRKGKKRKPKIEDIDPDKEGVLEYHKMLVFSENLPSKDTQFNYKKDLEKKRKKKVAEDVPDTKPPAPVEEPKPEPVPAVEEPVQETTPEDGEKDMTESYAQDKFRDGVRRIDIVLVAVDDGEFLVTEERNRYLTNVLKAGLEIETSPGVMSMNRNLVFIKIHAPNSVLDEYNHAFGTKKYFRDDHLRFVNPSLTNYARLLPCTRVTHERELISLVRDQYEEPLRLSNAERSLIVYKILLELPYGNCFGTFGIDRLLSRRIFLDVFALHDGPHYIFPNQDWKTISARQFLFYNWVGKINAYKVHPLNLIREYFGERIGMFFAFYEFFNHALIIPAIFGVIWYYLAVNDTTDKYIVDDVCKNKNNSYICPRCNQFEACRFIKLTDLCKSAKLHKVLDSPAILYYMICLTVWAPAFYVFWRRKENFWIWLWELNTDRTKETYKPEYDFDCQVKPRSKLTGLLQNYVHGAEKEVRTFLIVVLWIVLIYRAPIYYITKYLENHLTYESQARSLMFKTFAASFLWTFPTMFYYAWIKGAEFYTPVRPENKHKLRLYAQFRGRYSFTHCGPFTCLDEVFFVLLATVLIRHIAIPFLVFFKGLIYNTMTDYNQGARVTKNVPSWEREYRLEPVTEAMMARKQNVLMMQFALVTLVGAAFPFAPLLILIRNFCDIRYEARMFVQCRRRPLLLGTGLGVWTPILQGLAFFTIPANALTLTRTTKIATRKTYIRFHGSMKHYLFYSQHLVDVTLMYTRYMNDTKYGMVVMWDSFNAYKKKNFVPKQCYYPSWFEDFYYLEYGDRPRIYMPPKDIRATHDSYVYRFEANILYLVFLVPGLVYAAVLNYAIRPYSSQLSIIMEIETRMKNAYIRMSKKQD from the exons ATGTTGAAAAAGTACGATGAG GCTCTAAGTAATTTGCGGAAAGGATCACAGTCCCCTGACAGTTCAAGAGGATGCAACGTTTTCAAACTCTTGAAAGATGAAGATTACGATGGAGAACCGAAGGATAAATCGAAGGGAGAGCCATCTAAGAGAAAGCCCTCTAAGAGGAAGCCCTCTAAGAAAGAGCCCTCAAAGGGAGAGCTCTCTAAGGGAGAGCCCTCTAAGAAAGAGCCCTCAAAGGAAGAGCCCTCTAAGGAAGAGCCCTCAAAGGAAGAACCCTCAAAGGAAGAGCCCTCAAAGAAAGAGCCCTCAAAGGAAGAGCCCTCAAAGGAAGATCCCTCAAAGGAAAAGCCCTATAAGGGAGAACCCTCAAAGAGAGAGATCCCTAAGGAAGAGCATTCTAAGGGAGAGCCCAATAAGGAGGAGCTCTCTGAGGAAAAGCCCACTAAG CGCAAAGTTCGTAAAGGCAAGAAGAGAAAGCCGAAGATTGAGGACATAGACCCAGATAAAGAGGGAGTGTTGGAGTATCACAAAATGCTCGTGTTCAGCGAGAACCTGCCGAGTAAGGACACTCAGTTTAATTACAAAAAAGActtggaaaaaaaaagaaaaaagaaggtCGCAGAAGATGTCCCAGACACCAAGCCCCCTGCTCCAGTTGAAGAGCCAAAACCAGAGCCCGTTCCCGCAGTCGAAGAACCGGTACAAGAGACCACACCTGAAGATGGAGAAAAA GATATGACGGAGTCGTATGCGCAAGACAAGTTCCGGGATGGGGTCCGGCGCATCGACATAGTGCTTGTGGCAGTGGACGATGGCGAATTCCTTGTGACTGAGGAGAGGAATAGATACCTGACTAATGTTCTTAAGGCGGGTCTGGAGATAGAGACTTCTCCCGGCGTC ATGTCTATGAACAGAAATCTGGTTTTTATCAAAATACATGCTCCGAATTCGGTTTTGGACGAATATAATCACGCGTTCGGCACGAAAAAGTATTTCAGAGATGACCATCTCCGGTTCGTTAACCCTAGTCTCACGAACTATGCTCGACTGCTACCCTGCACCAGAGTCACCCACGAACGGGAGCTGATCTCGCTAGTCAG GGACCAGTACGAAGAACCATTGCGCCTTTCAAACGCAGAAAGAAGTCTAATTGTGTACAAAATATTGCTTGAACTGCCTTATGGTAACTGTTTCGGCACTTTCGGAATTGATAG ATTGCTCTCCCGCCGAATATTCTTGGATGTGTTCGCTCTGCACGATGGACCCCACTATATATTTCCTAATCAAGATTGGAAGACCATCAGCGCTAGACAG TTTTTGTTCTACAACTGGGTTGGAAAAATAAATGCGTATAAAGTGCATCCTCTTAACCTGATACGTGAATATTTTGGGGAAAGG ATTGGCATGTTTTTCGCGTTCTATGAGTTTTTTAATCATGCGTTGATCATACCTGCCATATTCGGTGTAATTTGGTACTATCTAGCCGTGAATGATACTACAGACAAATACATCGT GGACGACGTTTGCAAAAATAAGAATAACTCGTACATTTGCCCGAGGTGCAATCAGTTTGAAGCATGCCGCTTTATAAAGCTCACCGACCTGTGCAAGTCAGCCAAGCTTCACAAAGTGTTGGACAGCCCTGCCATTTTGTATTATATGATATGTTTGACTGTGTGGG CTCCTGCATTCTACGTATTTTGGAGACGTAAAGAAAATTTTTGGATATGGCTGTGGGAACTAAATACGGATCGAACCAAGGAAACATATAA GCCTGAATATGATTTTGATTGCCAAGTCAAACCCCGATCGAAGCTCACGGGTTTACTACAGAATTACGTGCACGGTGCTGAGAAGGAAGTACGGACATTCCTAATAGTCGTGCTGTGGATAGTGCTG ATTTACAGAGCACCAATTTATTATATAACCAAATATTTGGAAAATCACTTAACTTATGAATCCCAGGCACGCTCCTTGATGTTCAAAACCTTCGCAGCGTCCTTTCTGTGGACATTTCCAACAATGTTTTACTACGCATGGAtaaag ggcgCAGAATTCTATACGCCAGTGAGACCAGAGAACAAGCATAAATTGCGGTTATACGCACAATTTCGCGGCCGTTACAGCTTTACACATTGCGGGCCTTTCACTTGCTTGGACGAGGTGTTTTTTGTACTGTTGGCGACGGTATTGATTAGGCATATAGCGATCCCATTTTTAGTGTTCTTCAAAGG ATTAATTTACAACACTATGACTGACTACAATCAAGGTGCACGTGTCACTAAAAATGTACCATCATGGGAACGGGAATACAGGCTAGAGCCGGTCACAGAAGCAATGATGGCCAGAAAACAAAACGTTCTAA TGATGCAGTTTGCTTTAGTGACGCTAGTAGGAGCGGCATTCCCCTTTGCGCCATTGTTAATACTGATCCGCAACTTCTGTGACATAAG atACGAGGCGCGCATGTTTGTGCAGTGTCGGCGGCGTCCACTACTGCTGGGCACGGGTCTTGGCGTGTGGACGCCAATCCTCCAGGGTTTGGCGTTCTTTACCATCCCCGCTAAC GCGCTTACATTGACACGAACTACAAAAATAGCAACAAGGAAAACATACATAAGGTTTCATGGAAGTATGAAACACTATTTATTCTATTCTCAACATCTAGTTGACGTAACACTT atgTACACCCGATATATGAACGATACTAAGTACGGTATGGTAGTCATGTGGGATTCTTTTAATgcttataaaaagaaaaactttgtACCAAAACAATGTTATTATCCCA GTTGGTTTGAGGATTTTTATTACCTAGAGTACGGAGATCGCCCACGTATTTACATGCCACCAAAGGATATACGCGCAACACATGATAGCTATGTGTACCGTTTCGAGGCAAACAtactttatttagtttttttg
- the LOC141429003 gene encoding anoctamin-5-like isoform X4 → MLKKYDEALSNLRKGSQSPDSSRGCNVFKLLKDEDYDGEPKDKSKGEPSKRKPSKRKPSKKEPSKGELSKGEPSKKEPSKEEPSKEEPSKEEPSKEEPSKKEPSKEEPSKEDPSKEKPYKGEPSKREIPKEEHSKGEPNKEELSEEKPTKRKVRKGKKRKPKIEDIDPDKEGVLEYHKMLVFSENLPSKDTQFNYKKDLEKKRKKKVAEDVPDTKPPAPVEEPKPEPVPAVEEPVQETTPEDGEKDMTESYAQDKFRDGVRRIDIVLVAVDDGEFLVTEERNRYLTNVLKAGLEIETSPGVMSMNRNLVFIKIHAPNSVLDEYNHAFGTKKYFRDDHLRFVNPSLTNYARLLPCTRVTHERELISLVRDQYEEPLRLSNAERSLIVYKILLELPYGNCFGTFGIDRLLSRRIFLDVFALHDGPHYIFPNQDWKTISARQFLFYNWVGKINAYKVHPLNLIREYFGERIGMFFAFYEFFNHALIIPAIFGVIWYYLAVNDTTDKYIVDDVCKNKNNSYICPRCNQFEACRFIKLTDLCKSAKLHKVLDSPAILYYMICLTVWAPAFYVFWRRKENFWIWLWELNTDRTKETYKPEYDFDCQVKPRSKLTGLLQNYVHGAEKEVRTFLIVVLWIVLFTVPIIMVVYLFLYKQYTDINLIKDKVISLQNEEIALVVIFAIKLVFVQILGELIYRAPIYYITKYLENHLTYESQARSLMFKTFAASFLWTFPTMFYYAWIKGAEFYTPVRPENKHKLRLYAQFRGRYSFTHCGPFTCLDEVFFVLLATVLIRHIAIPFLVFFKGLIYNTMTDYNQGARVTKNVPSWEREYRLEPVTEAMMARKQNVLSAYIDTNYKNSNKENIHKVSWKYETLFILFSTSS, encoded by the exons ATGTTGAAAAAGTACGATGAG GCTCTAAGTAATTTGCGGAAAGGATCACAGTCCCCTGACAGTTCAAGAGGATGCAACGTTTTCAAACTCTTGAAAGATGAAGATTACGATGGAGAACCGAAGGATAAATCGAAGGGAGAGCCATCTAAGAGAAAGCCCTCTAAGAGGAAGCCCTCTAAGAAAGAGCCCTCAAAGGGAGAGCTCTCTAAGGGAGAGCCCTCTAAGAAAGAGCCCTCAAAGGAAGAGCCCTCTAAGGAAGAGCCCTCAAAGGAAGAACCCTCAAAGGAAGAGCCCTCAAAGAAAGAGCCCTCAAAGGAAGAGCCCTCAAAGGAAGATCCCTCAAAGGAAAAGCCCTATAAGGGAGAACCCTCAAAGAGAGAGATCCCTAAGGAAGAGCATTCTAAGGGAGAGCCCAATAAGGAGGAGCTCTCTGAGGAAAAGCCCACTAAG CGCAAAGTTCGTAAAGGCAAGAAGAGAAAGCCGAAGATTGAGGACATAGACCCAGATAAAGAGGGAGTGTTGGAGTATCACAAAATGCTCGTGTTCAGCGAGAACCTGCCGAGTAAGGACACTCAGTTTAATTACAAAAAAGActtggaaaaaaaaagaaaaaagaaggtCGCAGAAGATGTCCCAGACACCAAGCCCCCTGCTCCAGTTGAAGAGCCAAAACCAGAGCCCGTTCCCGCAGTCGAAGAACCGGTACAAGAGACCACACCTGAAGATGGAGAAAAA GATATGACGGAGTCGTATGCGCAAGACAAGTTCCGGGATGGGGTCCGGCGCATCGACATAGTGCTTGTGGCAGTGGACGATGGCGAATTCCTTGTGACTGAGGAGAGGAATAGATACCTGACTAATGTTCTTAAGGCGGGTCTGGAGATAGAGACTTCTCCCGGCGTC ATGTCTATGAACAGAAATCTGGTTTTTATCAAAATACATGCTCCGAATTCGGTTTTGGACGAATATAATCACGCGTTCGGCACGAAAAAGTATTTCAGAGATGACCATCTCCGGTTCGTTAACCCTAGTCTCACGAACTATGCTCGACTGCTACCCTGCACCAGAGTCACCCACGAACGGGAGCTGATCTCGCTAGTCAG GGACCAGTACGAAGAACCATTGCGCCTTTCAAACGCAGAAAGAAGTCTAATTGTGTACAAAATATTGCTTGAACTGCCTTATGGTAACTGTTTCGGCACTTTCGGAATTGATAG ATTGCTCTCCCGCCGAATATTCTTGGATGTGTTCGCTCTGCACGATGGACCCCACTATATATTTCCTAATCAAGATTGGAAGACCATCAGCGCTAGACAG TTTTTGTTCTACAACTGGGTTGGAAAAATAAATGCGTATAAAGTGCATCCTCTTAACCTGATACGTGAATATTTTGGGGAAAGG ATTGGCATGTTTTTCGCGTTCTATGAGTTTTTTAATCATGCGTTGATCATACCTGCCATATTCGGTGTAATTTGGTACTATCTAGCCGTGAATGATACTACAGACAAATACATCGT GGACGACGTTTGCAAAAATAAGAATAACTCGTACATTTGCCCGAGGTGCAATCAGTTTGAAGCATGCCGCTTTATAAAGCTCACCGACCTGTGCAAGTCAGCCAAGCTTCACAAAGTGTTGGACAGCCCTGCCATTTTGTATTATATGATATGTTTGACTGTGTGGG CTCCTGCATTCTACGTATTTTGGAGACGTAAAGAAAATTTTTGGATATGGCTGTGGGAACTAAATACGGATCGAACCAAGGAAACATATAA GCCTGAATATGATTTTGATTGCCAAGTCAAACCCCGATCGAAGCTCACGGGTTTACTACAGAATTACGTGCACGGTGCTGAGAAGGAAGTACGGACATTCCTAATAGTCGTGCTGTGGATAGTGCTG TTCACAGTGCCAATCATAATGGTGGTGTACCTGTTCTTGTACAAACAATATACGGACATAAACTTAATTAAGGATAAGGTTATATCACTCCAAAACGAAGAAATTGCACTTGTTGTGATATTTGCTATTAAACTCGTTTTTGTGCAAATACTGGGTGAACTC ATTTACAGAGCACCAATTTATTATATAACCAAATATTTGGAAAATCACTTAACTTATGAATCCCAGGCACGCTCCTTGATGTTCAAAACCTTCGCAGCGTCCTTTCTGTGGACATTTCCAACAATGTTTTACTACGCATGGAtaaag ggcgCAGAATTCTATACGCCAGTGAGACCAGAGAACAAGCATAAATTGCGGTTATACGCACAATTTCGCGGCCGTTACAGCTTTACACATTGCGGGCCTTTCACTTGCTTGGACGAGGTGTTTTTTGTACTGTTGGCGACGGTATTGATTAGGCATATAGCGATCCCATTTTTAGTGTTCTTCAAAGG ATTAATTTACAACACTATGACTGACTACAATCAAGGTGCACGTGTCACTAAAAATGTACCATCATGGGAACGGGAATACAGGCTAGAGCCGGTCACAGAAGCAATGATGGCCAGAAAACAAAACGTTCTAA GCGCTTACATTGACACGAACTACAAAAATAGCAACAAGGAAAACATACATAAGGTTTCATGGAAGTATGAAACACTATTTATTCTATTCTCAACATCTAGTTGA